A genomic stretch from Streptococcus oralis includes:
- a CDS encoding ORF6C domain-containing protein has product MNEIFNFHGQEVRTLTIDNEPWFVGKDVADILGYSKARNAIALHVDEEDALKQGIPTSGGTQDMLIINESGLYSLILSSKLPQAREFKRWVTSEVLPAIRKQGGFIREDLDEDAFIALFTGQKKLREQQATMLEDIDYLKSEQPIHPSYAQSLLKKRKARVVACLGGIDSPAYADKIFAQSVFRQAEIDFKDHFNISRYDLLPKKFADAALAYWMTWEPSTNTKMKIMKLNSFDEV; this is encoded by the coding sequence ATGAACGAAATTTTTAATTTTCACGGACAGGAAGTCCGTACTTTGACAATTGATAACGAGCCTTGGTTCGTTGGGAAGGATGTTGCAGACATCCTAGGATATAGCAAGGCTAGAAATGCAATTGCTCTTCACGTTGATGAAGAGGACGCCCTAAAACAGGGCATCCCTACTAGTGGCGGAACACAGGATATGTTGATTATCAACGAATCTGGGCTCTACTCTCTCATTCTTTCAAGTAAGCTTCCTCAAGCCAGAGAGTTTAAGCGTTGGGTGACATCAGAGGTCTTGCCAGCTATTCGCAAGCAGGGCGGATTTATCCGTGAGGATTTGGACGAAGATGCCTTTATCGCTCTTTTTACTGGTCAGAAGAAATTGCGTGAGCAACAGGCGACCATGCTAGAAGATATTGACTATCTCAAAAGTGAGCAACCGATTCATCCAAGCTATGCTCAGTCGCTACTGAAGAAGCGCAAGGCTCGGGTTGTGGCTTGCTTGGGTGGTATTGACAGTCCAGCTTACGCTGATAAGATTTTCGCTCAGTCGGTATTTAGACAAGCTGAGATTGACTTTAAAGACCACTTCAACATTAGTCGCTATGACTTGCTACCGAAAAAATTTGCAGACGCTGCTCTTGCTTACTGGATGACGTGGGAGCCAAGCACAAACACTAAGATGAAAATCATGAAATTGAACTCATTTGACGAAGTGTAG